A region of Prochlorococcus marinus subsp. pastoris str. CCMP1986 DNA encodes the following proteins:
- a CDS encoding 2Fe-2S iron-sulfur cluster binding domain-containing protein: MKQSKIKIIWPNNITTIVNEGDDWFSAAEVAGIEIPTGCLTGSCGACEIDVNGETVRACISNIQSETDCSLSVAFTTDPFWEN; this comes from the coding sequence TTGAAACAATCAAAAATTAAAATTATATGGCCAAATAACATTACGACAATTGTAAACGAAGGTGATGATTGGTTTTCTGCAGCAGAGGTAGCAGGAATAGAAATCCCAACTGGATGTCTAACAGGTAGTTGTGGTGCCTGTGAAATAGATGTTAATGGAGAAACAGTTAGAGCTTGTATAAGCAATATTCAAAGTGAAACAGATTGTTCATTAAGCGTTGCTTTTACTACCGATCCCTTTTGGGAAAATTAA
- a CDS encoding DUF1824 family protein produces MEINKLVDLNSLRTAPQLSSSQVKKLLGELETNIFNADWITIGIMAPSDTKAIEALQSISNKYSSIKFGNLDSLHADGSVFLKGNQKTGNVFVRSENGLGEGILITCQFDEDAEESNTFGPLPLDFFCI; encoded by the coding sequence ATGGAAATAAATAAATTAGTTGATTTAAACAGTCTTAGAACTGCTCCGCAATTAAGCAGCAGTCAAGTAAAAAAACTATTAGGAGAACTAGAAACTAATATTTTTAATGCCGATTGGATAACAATAGGGATAATGGCACCTTCTGATACTAAAGCTATTGAAGCATTGCAATCAATTTCTAATAAATATTCCTCAATAAAATTTGGTAATTTAGATTCCCTTCATGCTGATGGAAGTGTTTTTTTAAAAGGTAACCAAAAAACTGGTAATGTTTTTGTTAGATCTGAAAATGGTCTGGGAGAAGGAATTTTAATAACTTGCCAATTTGATGAAGATGCAGAAGAATCTAATACTTTTGGGCCATTGCCATTAGATTTTTTCTGTATTTAA
- a CDS encoding peptidylprolyl isomerase, translated as MKKNERVVFKTSKGNIDVQLYGKNKPVTVSNFIQNVNKNIYKNKRFYKIINFPQVKVIYSGIYPENNYYKKENQNLNKLRRNIPLEIKLKKEIEPKYGYQILDPAGIVTLTNFFEKGSLAMVKSGERNSSTTEFFFVTNKFPELDGRYSIFGKVVKGIEILQEIDREDLIYEIIISN; from the coding sequence TTGAAAAAGAACGAAAGAGTAGTTTTCAAGACTTCAAAAGGTAATATTGATGTGCAATTATATGGAAAAAATAAACCAGTTACAGTAAGTAATTTTATTCAAAATGTAAATAAAAATATCTATAAAAATAAAAGGTTTTATAAGATAATTAATTTTCCTCAAGTTAAAGTAATTTATTCAGGCATTTACCCAGAAAACAATTATTACAAAAAAGAAAATCAAAACTTAAACAAACTTAGAAGAAATATTCCCTTGGAAATAAAATTAAAAAAAGAAATCGAACCAAAATATGGTTACCAAATTTTAGATCCTGCAGGAATTGTAACTTTGACTAACTTTTTTGAAAAGGGATCATTAGCTATGGTTAAAAGTGGAGAAAGGAATTCATCTACTACAGAGTTTTTCTTTGTAACTAATAAATTCCCCGAATTAGATGGAAGATATTCAATCTTTGGAAAAGTTGTTAAAGGAATAGAAATATTACAGGAAATAGATAGGGAAGACTTGATTTATGAAATCATAATTTCTAATTAA
- a CDS encoding DUF3386 domain-containing protein, which produces MYLTEINCKELFKNAYERRYTWDSKFSGYKGKCIFSVNSDTYKGSFVLGKDFKPEIHNIDDQKIVKSISSQLFEVSIHRVKREFKEIHSKNNFNLIKDSESGIEMMVSGKSEGDKYRVKNNCINMVYRKIHGIIIEIFVQEFFDTGNGFLSKKYTSQQIDPNTLKANSLKLEYEDRFINIGSQDIWILNSRSIKYLNKNQEEDIQEFIFEDLSLLG; this is translated from the coding sequence ATGTATTTAACAGAAATAAACTGCAAAGAACTTTTTAAAAATGCTTATGAAAGAAGATATACGTGGGATAGTAAATTTAGTGGTTATAAAGGTAAATGTATTTTCTCCGTGAATAGTGATACCTATAAAGGTAGTTTTGTTTTAGGGAAAGATTTTAAACCTGAAATCCACAATATTGATGATCAAAAAATAGTTAAAAGTATATCCTCACAATTATTCGAAGTGTCTATCCATAGGGTAAAAAGAGAATTTAAAGAAATTCACTCGAAAAACAATTTTAATTTAATTAAAGATTCAGAGAGTGGAATTGAAATGATGGTTTCCGGTAAAAGTGAGGGTGATAAATATCGTGTCAAAAATAATTGTATAAATATGGTTTATAGAAAAATCCACGGAATAATCATAGAAATTTTTGTTCAAGAATTCTTCGATACTGGGAATGGATTCCTAAGTAAAAAATATACTAGCCAACAAATTGATCCTAATACTCTTAAAGCTAATTCTTTGAAGTTGGAATATGAGGATAGATTTATTAATATTGGTTCTCAAGACATTTGGATACTTAATTCAAGATCTATAAAATACTTAAATAAAAATCAAGAAGAAGATATACAAGAGTTTATTTTTGAGGATCTAAGTTTATTGGGCTAG
- the fldA gene encoding flavodoxin FldA: MTVGIYYATTTGKTEDVADRLHNFISSAESPKDVSDVDDLSEFEGLDGIICGIPTWNTGADEERSGTAWDSILEDIGELSLSGKKVAIFGLGDSSTYTENYCDAMEELHSYFKKAGAEMVGYVNKSSYTFDESKSVMGESFCGLPLDEDSESDLTDSRLETWASQLKGEIPSLG; this comes from the coding sequence ATGACCGTAGGAATTTATTACGCAACTACAACCGGAAAAACTGAAGACGTAGCTGATCGTCTTCACAACTTTATTTCTTCAGCAGAATCACCTAAGGATGTTTCCGATGTTGATGATCTTTCGGAATTCGAAGGCCTTGATGGAATAATTTGTGGTATTCCTACATGGAATACTGGAGCAGATGAGGAAAGGTCTGGAACTGCTTGGGACTCAATATTAGAGGATATTGGGGAACTTAGTTTGTCAGGAAAAAAAGTAGCCATTTTTGGTTTAGGGGATTCATCTACCTATACAGAAAACTATTGCGATGCAATGGAAGAATTACATAGTTATTTCAAAAAAGCAGGTGCTGAAATGGTTGGCTATGTTAACAAATCTTCTTATACGTTTGATGAGTCAAAGAGTGTAATGGGTGAAAGCTTTTGTGGGTTACCACTTGATGAAGATAGTGAATCTGATTTAACAGACTCTCGTCTAGAAACATGGGCTTCTCAATTAAAGGGCGAAATTCCTTCATTGGGATAA
- the glyQ gene encoding glycine--tRNA ligase subunit alpha, whose protein sequence is MYFQDIIQNLNKFWSEEGCLIMQPYDTEKGAGTMNPHTFLRAIGPEPWSVAYAEPCRRPTDGRFGDNPNRAQHYFQYQVIIKPSPDEIQEKYLTSLEFLGINPKDHDIRFVEDNWESPTLGAWGVGWEVWLDGMEVTQFTYFQQCGGIDCNPIPIEITYGLERIAMFLQDKESIWDLNWNKDINYSDIWLQFEKNQCSFNFSNSNPENMRKLFAIYQEEANSLIEKDLTYPALDFVLKCSHCFNLLDARGVISVTDRAQYIEKIRKLAREVATSWIKERELMNFPLVKK, encoded by the coding sequence ATGTATTTTCAGGATATAATTCAAAACTTAAATAAATTTTGGTCTGAAGAAGGTTGTTTGATTATGCAACCTTATGACACAGAAAAAGGTGCTGGAACTATGAATCCACATACTTTCCTTAGGGCTATCGGACCAGAACCATGGAGTGTTGCTTATGCTGAACCATGCAGAAGACCTACTGATGGAAGATTTGGAGATAATCCAAATAGGGCTCAACATTATTTTCAATACCAAGTAATTATTAAACCATCACCAGATGAAATACAAGAAAAATATCTAACTTCTCTTGAATTCTTAGGGATAAATCCCAAAGATCATGATATAAGGTTTGTAGAGGACAATTGGGAGTCTCCTACCCTAGGAGCCTGGGGAGTAGGCTGGGAAGTTTGGTTAGATGGAATGGAAGTTACACAATTTACTTATTTTCAACAATGTGGAGGAATAGATTGCAATCCAATACCTATCGAAATAACTTATGGATTAGAGAGAATTGCAATGTTTTTGCAAGATAAAGAAAGCATTTGGGATTTAAATTGGAATAAAGATATTAATTACAGTGATATTTGGCTTCAATTCGAAAAAAACCAATGTTCTTTTAATTTTAGTAATTCAAATCCTGAAAACATGCGAAAATTATTTGCCATCTATCAAGAAGAAGCTAACTCTTTAATTGAAAAAGATCTTACTTATCCAGCTCTAGATTTTGTTTTAAAATGCAGTCATTGCTTTAATTTGTTGGATGCTAGAGGCGTGATCTCGGTGACAGATCGAGCTCAATATATAGAAAAAATTAGGAAACTTGCTAGAGAAGTTGCCACTTCATGGATAAAAGAGAGGGAGTTGATGAATTTCCCATTAGTGAAAAAATAA
- a CDS encoding methyltransferase domain-containing protein: MEVLNNYQRKKLDESNDEEFYSDPKFVYHLDANFRQYLSNVYKNEIADDSTVLDLMSSWDSYLPKEKTYKKVIGHGLNKQELEKNKIFDSYWKQNFNLNQEIPLESGTVDYCLMVAAWQYLQYPENLTKEIARILSNQGKIMIAFSNRAFWHKAPNIWTSSTEEERIKYVRKVLITNGFNEPKIIKKFNETSLNIFNFLNKDPFYCLIATKE; this comes from the coding sequence TTGGAAGTTTTAAATAATTATCAAAGAAAAAAACTTGATGAGAGCAATGATGAAGAATTTTATTCTGACCCAAAATTTGTTTATCATTTAGATGCAAACTTCAGGCAATATTTATCCAATGTTTATAAAAATGAAATTGCAGATGATTCAACTGTCCTTGATTTAATGTCCAGTTGGGATAGTTATTTACCAAAAGAGAAAACATATAAAAAAGTTATTGGGCATGGATTAAACAAACAAGAACTCGAAAAAAACAAAATTTTTGATTCTTATTGGAAACAAAATTTCAATTTAAATCAAGAGATTCCTCTAGAAAGTGGAACGGTTGATTATTGTTTAATGGTGGCAGCCTGGCAATATTTACAATATCCAGAAAATTTAACCAAGGAAATCGCAAGAATTTTGAGTAATCAGGGCAAGATTATGATTGCTTTTTCAAATAGAGCATTTTGGCATAAGGCTCCTAATATATGGACTTCATCTACTGAAGAAGAGAGAATCAAATATGTAAGAAAAGTATTAATCACAAACGGATTTAATGAACCAAAAATCATTAAAAAGTTTAATGAAACTTCTCTTAATATTTTTAATTTTTTAAATAAAGATCCTTTTTATTGTTTAATTGCGACTAAGGAATAA
- a CDS encoding nucleoside triphosphate pyrophosphatase: protein MLILASASQSRKKLLENSQIEFIQISSNFDEALVKEKDISNLTLELSFQKASRIALNIQEIDLPEKFNYSSVEILGCDSIFEFNGRPFGKPSDKDEAYRRWSQMSGEFGFLHTGHTLLFSTFDSSSKILKVTKKIKKTVSSKVYFSKLQDEEIKNYVDSLEPLYCAGGFALEGKGGKYIERIDGCFSNVMGLSLPWLRKSLIKEGIFP from the coding sequence GTGTTAATTCTAGCCTCTGCTTCTCAATCTAGAAAGAAATTACTAGAAAATTCTCAAATCGAATTTATTCAAATATCAAGTAATTTTGATGAAGCTTTAGTAAAAGAGAAAGATATATCTAATTTAACTCTCGAATTGTCTTTTCAAAAAGCTAGTAGGATTGCTCTTAATATCCAAGAAATAGACTTACCAGAAAAGTTTAATTATAGTTCTGTAGAAATTCTTGGTTGTGATTCAATATTCGAATTTAATGGAAGACCTTTCGGAAAACCATCAGATAAAGATGAGGCATATAGAAGATGGTCACAAATGTCTGGAGAATTTGGTTTTCTCCATACAGGACATACATTACTTTTTAGTACTTTTGACTCAAGTTCAAAAATACTAAAAGTGACAAAGAAAATTAAAAAAACAGTAAGTTCTAAAGTATATTTTTCTAAATTGCAAGATGAAGAGATAAAAAATTATGTTGACTCTCTTGAACCTTTATATTGTGCTGGAGGATTTGCTTTAGAGGGCAAGGGAGGTAAATATATCGAAAGGATAGATGGTTGTTTTAGTAATGTAATGGGTTTAAGTTTGCCATGGCTTAGAAAGAGTCTTATTAAGGAAGGAATTTTCCCATAA
- a CDS encoding photosystem I assembly protein Ycf4: MQSNLSSFNKIEQKINGSRKISNYLIGGMLSIGGIGFILAAISSYTGRDLLPLGNPSTLLFIPQGIIMGAYGVIANLLNIYLWYLVFINFGSGYNFFDKDSQSVEIKRKGLFKDIEVKLSFDEIKSVKLDISEGFNPRRRIALVLKGRKKPLPLSGAGELKPLLQVEEEGARLAKFLNVNLEGLK; encoded by the coding sequence ATGCAATCAAATCTCTCTTCCTTTAACAAAATTGAACAAAAAATCAATGGTTCAAGAAAAATTTCTAACTACCTTATTGGAGGAATGTTATCTATTGGCGGTATAGGTTTTATCTTAGCTGCGATCTCAAGCTATACAGGTAGAGATTTGCTCCCTTTAGGTAATCCTTCAACCTTACTTTTTATCCCTCAAGGAATAATAATGGGTGCATATGGAGTAATAGCGAATTTGCTTAATATTTATTTATGGTATTTGGTTTTTATAAATTTCGGTTCAGGTTATAACTTTTTTGATAAAGATTCTCAATCTGTTGAAATTAAAAGAAAAGGATTATTTAAGGATATTGAAGTTAAATTAAGTTTTGATGAAATTAAGTCAGTAAAACTTGATATAAGTGAAGGATTTAATCCAAGAAGAAGAATTGCATTGGTTCTTAAAGGCAGAAAAAAACCACTTCCTTTGAGTGGAGCAGGAGAACTTAAACCGTTGCTTCAAGTTGAAGAGGAAGGAGCAAGATTAGCCAAATTTCTAAATGTAAATTTGGAGGGTTTAAAATAA
- a CDS encoding cobyric acid synthase, which produces MELIEKLQPIKKPLMVLGTSSGAGKSLTVTAIGRILKNSGEEPIPFKGQNMSNNAWVDWNGGEMAFSQALQAFACGIIPSSEMNPILLKPQGNSTSEVIHLGKSKGITTAKDYYKDWFFPGWGVIKKSLNSIYERYPNCRLIIEGAGSPVEMNLIHRDLTNLRVAKYLNANCILVTDIERGGVFAQIIGTLELMKPDERKLIKGILINRFRGDLSLFEEGKKWIENKTKIPVLGIIPWLDDKFPPEDSLDLLEKKSSLTNPELKVGIIKLPSISNFSDFDPLENEESILIKWVMESQNLNQYDFLIIPGSKQTIKDQKFLRDSGLSEDIKNYSTNKGNIFGICGGLQMLGTILEDPFFKEGSKINCEKSINGIGLLPLKTTFFQKKITRQINSESIWPQVTEINGFEIHNGVTELDNSQDTFKIKPIFKDLDLGWYKENIQGGTIAGTYIHGIFENDDWRDHYLNLIRKGKNLPLLKKRTRSYKMKRENIIDNLANEFKKNFNISSLLN; this is translated from the coding sequence ATGGAATTAATAGAAAAACTACAACCTATTAAAAAGCCCTTAATGGTTTTAGGTACATCTAGCGGGGCAGGTAAATCTTTAACAGTTACGGCCATTGGCAGGATTCTTAAAAATTCAGGAGAAGAACCAATACCTTTTAAGGGTCAAAATATGAGTAACAATGCATGGGTCGACTGGAATGGCGGAGAGATGGCATTTTCTCAAGCTTTACAAGCATTTGCTTGCGGGATAATTCCTTCTTCGGAGATGAATCCTATCCTATTAAAACCACAAGGTAATTCAACTAGTGAAGTCATTCATTTAGGGAAAAGTAAGGGTATTACAACAGCAAAAGATTACTACAAAGATTGGTTTTTCCCAGGATGGGGAGTAATAAAAAAAAGTTTGAATTCAATATATGAACGATACCCAAATTGTCGTTTAATTATTGAGGGGGCAGGAAGTCCTGTAGAGATGAATTTAATTCACAGAGACCTTACGAACTTAAGAGTTGCAAAGTATTTAAACGCGAATTGCATTTTAGTAACTGATATCGAAAGAGGAGGCGTATTTGCTCAAATAATAGGAACTCTTGAGTTAATGAAACCAGATGAGAGAAAGCTTATTAAAGGCATATTAATAAATAGATTTAGAGGGGACCTTTCATTATTTGAAGAAGGTAAAAAATGGATAGAAAACAAAACAAAAATCCCTGTTTTAGGAATAATTCCTTGGTTAGATGATAAATTCCCTCCAGAGGATTCTTTAGATTTATTAGAAAAAAAATCATCTTTAACCAACCCTGAATTAAAGGTTGGAATTATAAAATTGCCATCTATAAGTAACTTTTCAGATTTTGATCCATTAGAAAATGAAGAATCAATATTAATCAAATGGGTAATGGAATCTCAAAATTTAAATCAATATGATTTTCTTATTATTCCTGGAAGTAAACAGACTATTAAAGATCAAAAATTTCTTAGAGATTCTGGTCTATCAGAAGATATAAAAAATTATTCAACGAATAAAGGTAATATTTTTGGAATTTGCGGAGGTTTACAAATGTTAGGGACAATTCTTGAAGACCCATTTTTTAAAGAAGGATCAAAAATCAATTGTGAGAAATCAATCAATGGAATTGGATTACTCCCTTTAAAAACAACTTTCTTTCAAAAAAAGATAACAAGGCAAATAAATTCTGAGTCAATTTGGCCGCAGGTAACAGAAATCAACGGGTTTGAGATACATAACGGAGTAACTGAATTAGATAACAGTCAAGATACTTTTAAAATAAAACCCATTTTTAAGGATTTAGATCTTGGGTGGTATAAAGAAAATATTCAAGGAGGGACTATTGCAGGTACATATATTCATGGAATCTTTGAAAATGATGACTGGCGAGATCACTATTTAAATTTAATTAGAAAAGGGAAAAACTTACCTTTATTAAAAAAGAGAACAAGATCTTATAAAATGAAACGGGAAAACATTATTGATAATCTCGCAAATGAATTTAAAAAAAATTTTAATATTTCATCATTGTTAAATTGA
- the psbD gene encoding photosystem II D2 protein (photosystem q(a) protein): MTIAVGSAPQRGWFDVLDDWLKRDRFVFIGWSGLLLLPCAYLAIGGWFVGTTFVTSWYTHGIASSYLEGANFLTAAVSTPGDAMGHSLLFLWGPEAQGSFVRWLQLGGLWNFVALHGVFGLIGFMLRQFEIAGLVGIRPYNALAFSAVIAVFTSIFLIYPLGQHSWFFAPSFGVAAIFRYILFIQGFHNITLNPFHMMGVAGILGGALLCAIHGATVQNTLYEDTSVYTDGKVQSSTFRAFDPTQEEETYSMITANRFWSQIFGIAFSNKRFLHFLMLFVPVMGMWTSSIGIVGLALNLRAYDFVSQEIRAAEDPEFETFYTKNILLNEGMRAWMSSVDQPHENFVFPEEVLPRGNAL; encoded by the coding sequence ATGACGATCGCCGTTGGAAGCGCCCCACAGAGAGGATGGTTTGATGTCCTTGATGATTGGTTAAAGCGCGACAGGTTTGTATTTATTGGTTGGTCCGGTTTACTACTTCTACCTTGTGCATATCTTGCAATTGGTGGATGGTTTGTCGGAACAACATTTGTTACCTCTTGGTACACACATGGTATTGCATCTTCATATCTTGAAGGAGCAAACTTTTTGACAGCAGCTGTAAGTACCCCTGGAGATGCCATGGGTCACAGTCTTCTATTTTTATGGGGTCCAGAAGCCCAAGGTAGTTTCGTAAGATGGCTACAACTTGGTGGTCTTTGGAACTTTGTTGCATTACATGGAGTATTTGGCCTTATCGGTTTCATGCTTCGTCAATTTGAAATTGCTGGTCTTGTAGGTATCAGACCTTACAATGCACTTGCTTTTTCAGCAGTAATTGCAGTTTTCACAAGTATCTTCCTTATCTACCCACTAGGACAGCATAGTTGGTTCTTTGCACCATCATTTGGTGTTGCTGCAATTTTCCGTTATATCTTGTTTATTCAAGGTTTTCACAATATTACCCTTAATCCTTTTCACATGATGGGTGTTGCTGGAATTCTTGGTGGTGCACTTCTTTGCGCTATCCACGGAGCTACAGTTCAAAACACATTATATGAAGATACAAGTGTTTACACAGACGGTAAAGTTCAAAGTTCAACCTTTAGAGCTTTCGATCCAACTCAAGAAGAAGAAACTTATTCAATGATTACAGCGAATAGATTCTGGAGCCAAATTTTTGGTATTGCTTTCTCTAATAAGAGATTCCTTCACTTCTTGATGTTATTTGTACCTGTTATGGGTATGTGGACATCTTCAATTGGTATTGTTGGTTTAGCACTTAACTTAAGAGCTTACGATTTCGTTAGCCAAGAGATAAGAGCTGCAGAAGATCCAGAATTTGAAACATTCTACACAAAGAATATACTTCTGAACGAAGGTATGCGAGCATGGATGTCTTCTGTGGATCAACCACACGAAAACTTTGTATTCCCTGAGGAGGTTCTTCCGCGTGGAAACGCCCTTTAA
- the psbC gene encoding photosystem II reaction center protein CP43: METPFNNLLRAPNQSIEETGYAWYVGNARLINLSGRLLGAHIAHSGLIVFWAGAMMLFEVSHFTFDKPMWEQGLICMPHVAMFGFGIGPGGEVTSVYPFFVAGVIHLISSAVLGFGGIYHSLAGPEKLEQDFPFFSTDWRDKNQMTNILGYHLVVLGVGALFFVADWMFIGGAYDTWAPGGGEVRLVSPTLDPRVILGYLFRSPWGGAGSIIGVNSIEDIVGGHVYVGITAIIGGLFHIFTKPFGWARRAFIWNGEGLLSYALGGICVASFIASTFIWFNNTAYPSEFYGPTNAEASQAQSFTFLVRDQRIGANVGSTMGPTGLGKYLMRSPTGEIIFGGETMRFWDFRGPWLEPLRGPNGLSLEKIQNDIQPWQVRRAAEYMTHAPNASINSVGGIITEPNAVNFVNLRQWLAAAQFFLGWFTFIGHLWHAGRARAAAAGFEKGIDRKSEPALEMPDID, translated from the coding sequence GTGGAAACGCCCTTTAATAATTTACTAAGAGCTCCTAACCAGAGTATTGAAGAAACTGGTTACGCTTGGTACGTAGGTAACGCCAGATTAATTAATTTATCTGGACGTTTACTTGGAGCACACATTGCACACTCTGGCCTAATAGTATTTTGGGCTGGAGCAATGATGTTATTCGAAGTAAGCCATTTCACATTTGATAAACCAATGTGGGAACAAGGCTTAATTTGTATGCCTCACGTTGCAATGTTTGGGTTTGGAATTGGCCCTGGTGGTGAAGTTACTTCTGTATATCCCTTCTTCGTTGCAGGTGTTATACATCTAATTTCCTCAGCAGTTTTAGGTTTTGGAGGAATTTATCACTCTTTAGCTGGTCCAGAAAAGCTCGAGCAAGATTTTCCTTTCTTTTCAACTGACTGGAGAGATAAAAACCAAATGACTAATATATTGGGTTATCACCTAGTAGTTTTAGGAGTTGGTGCTTTATTTTTCGTCGCAGATTGGATGTTTATCGGTGGTGCTTATGACACATGGGCTCCCGGTGGAGGAGAAGTTAGATTGGTTAGTCCAACTTTAGATCCAAGAGTAATACTTGGTTATCTATTTAGGTCTCCATGGGGAGGTGCTGGTTCAATTATCGGTGTTAACTCAATTGAAGACATTGTTGGAGGCCATGTATACGTTGGTATAACCGCAATTATTGGTGGTTTATTCCATATCTTCACAAAACCCTTTGGATGGGCTAGAAGAGCATTCATTTGGAATGGAGAAGGACTTCTTAGTTATGCACTTGGTGGAATCTGTGTTGCAAGTTTTATTGCATCAACTTTCATCTGGTTTAACAATACTGCTTACCCTTCAGAATTCTATGGCCCAACAAACGCTGAAGCTTCACAGGCCCAAAGCTTTACTTTCCTTGTGAGAGATCAAAGAATTGGAGCTAATGTAGGTTCAACAATGGGACCAACAGGATTAGGTAAGTATCTCATGAGATCTCCTACAGGTGAAATTATATTTGGTGGTGAAACAATGAGATTTTGGGATTTCAGAGGACCATGGTTAGAACCTTTAAGAGGACCTAACGGATTGAGCCTTGAGAAAATTCAAAATGATATTCAGCCTTGGCAAGTTAGAAGAGCAGCTGAATATATGACTCATGCACCTAATGCTTCTATCAACTCCGTTGGTGGTATCATTACTGAGCCTAATGCTGTTAACTTTGTTAACTTAAGACAATGGTTAGCTGCAGCTCAATTCTTCCTAGGATGGTTTACATTCATCGGTCACCTTTGGCATGCAGGTCGTGCTAGAGCAGCCGCTGCCGGTTTCGAAAAAGGAATTGACAGAAAGAGTGAGCCAGCTCTAGAAATGCCAGATATTGATTAA
- a CDS encoding phenylpyruvate tautomerase MIF-related protein has product MPYINVSTSAKIEDKKKLLEEISILVSSLTNKSKRFVMAKLDDNCEMYFDDESLCCYLEIKSIGSLSPSEMAKPICNFIYEKIGVPLDKIYICFEDVPAEMWGWNGRTFA; this is encoded by the coding sequence ATGCCTTATATTAATGTTTCTACTTCAGCAAAAATTGAGGACAAGAAAAAATTACTTGAAGAAATCTCAATATTAGTTTCGTCTTTGACAAATAAATCAAAAAGATTTGTTATGGCTAAATTAGATGATAATTGCGAAATGTATTTCGATGATGAAAGCCTTTGCTGCTATTTAGAAATAAAGTCAATAGGTTCCCTAAGTCCCTCAGAGATGGCAAAACCTATATGTAATTTTATTTATGAAAAGATTGGAGTCCCTTTAGATAAAATTTATATTTGTTTTGAAGACGTTCCTGCTGAGATGTGGGGGTGGAATGGAAGAACCTTTGCTTAA
- a CDS encoding extracellular solute-binding protein, whose translation MQKLKRLFYSALTLTFLFNTNIPVNSTEKEVKVYSGRHYNTDKEVYQKFQEQTGIKVRYIETDGKAIIERLKREGKNSQADLVILVDAAIIENASKANLFQKINSNFLENSVPNNLRDPRNKWFGLTRRLRVIISNPDIVDITKIKNFEDLTNPSFKGKVCLRNRKSPYNQSLVSNQIAKKGVGQTKIWLKGLISNVSTPYFSGDSSLIRAVGLGTCGIGIVNHYYVARMLDGVKGPRDASLAEKIKLIIPNPAHVNITAGGVYKYAENKTEAIKLLEYLASSEGSQGLANKTYEHPLKESSQNRIVSKFGDFTPDNVTIKELGKFNSKAIEIMKEVGWN comes from the coding sequence GTGCAAAAACTAAAAAGACTTTTTTATTCAGCTTTAACTCTTACTTTCTTGTTTAATACAAATATACCTGTTAATTCGACTGAAAAAGAAGTGAAGGTCTATTCAGGAAGGCATTACAATACAGATAAAGAGGTTTATCAAAAATTTCAAGAACAAACTGGCATCAAAGTTAGATATATAGAAACAGATGGAAAAGCTATAATTGAGCGCTTAAAAAGAGAGGGTAAAAATTCTCAGGCTGATTTAGTAATTCTTGTTGATGCAGCAATAATTGAAAATGCATCAAAGGCAAATTTATTTCAAAAAATTAATTCAAATTTTCTAGAAAATAGCGTTCCAAACAATTTGAGAGATCCTAGAAATAAATGGTTTGGCCTTACTAGGAGATTAAGGGTAATCATCTCAAATCCGGATATTGTGGATATTACAAAAATCAAAAATTTTGAGGATCTAACCAATCCTTCTTTTAAAGGAAAAGTATGTCTAAGAAATAGAAAAAGTCCTTATAATCAATCTTTGGTTTCTAATCAAATAGCAAAGAAAGGTGTTGGTCAAACAAAAATTTGGCTTAAGGGTTTGATATCAAATGTCTCCACTCCCTATTTTTCTGGAGATTCTTCATTAATAAGAGCTGTAGGGCTGGGAACGTGCGGTATTGGAATCGTTAATCATTATTATGTCGCAAGGATGCTTGATGGCGTTAAAGGTCCAAGAGATGCCTCTTTAGCAGAAAAAATAAAATTAATAATACCAAATCCTGCTCATGTAAATATCACTGCTGGGGGCGTATATAAATATGCAGAAAACAAGACTGAGGCTATTAAACTACTTGAATATTTAGCTTCTAGTGAAGGTAGTCAAGGTTTAGCTAATAAAACTTATGAGCACCCCTTGAAGGAATCAAGCCAAAATAGAATTGTTAGTAAATTTGGAGATTTCACTCCAGATAATGTGACTATAAAAGAACTTGGGAAATTCAATAGTAAGGCAATAGAAATAATGAAAGAAGTAGGTTGGAATTAA